One region of Permianibacter fluminis genomic DNA includes:
- a CDS encoding inositol monophosphatase family protein, whose protein sequence is MHPLLTIAVRAARAAGSSLLRTMENFDKLKASAKGRNDFVSDADHKAEHAIIETIRKSYPEHAFLAEESGQQGDNEVVWIIDPLDGTTNYLHGLPHFCISIAAQIKGKVEHGLIYDPLRDELFTASRGGGAMLNGKRMRVSGKVRLEEALLATAFPFHGIVSMDKYMAGFNSVYPNCSDIRRMGSAALDLAYVAAGRFDGYWEYGVKTWDIAAGTLMVLEAGGLVTDMNGGTDFGGANGIVCANPKLFKPLVQALKGQTA, encoded by the coding sequence ATGCATCCGCTGCTTACTATTGCCGTACGGGCCGCCCGCGCGGCCGGCTCCAGCCTGCTCCGCACGATGGAGAATTTTGACAAGCTCAAGGCGAGCGCCAAAGGTCGTAACGACTTTGTCTCGGATGCCGATCACAAGGCAGAACACGCCATCATCGAGACCATCCGCAAGTCCTATCCCGAGCACGCCTTCCTCGCCGAGGAAAGCGGTCAACAAGGCGACAACGAAGTCGTCTGGATTATCGACCCGCTCGATGGCACCACCAATTACCTGCACGGTCTGCCGCATTTCTGCATCTCGATTGCCGCCCAGATCAAAGGCAAAGTTGAACACGGCCTGATTTACGATCCGCTCCGCGACGAGCTGTTCACCGCCTCGCGCGGCGGCGGCGCCATGTTGAACGGCAAGCGTATGCGGGTATCCGGCAAAGTCCGTTTGGAAGAAGCCTTGCTGGCCACGGCGTTCCCGTTCCACGGCATCGTCTCGATGGACAAATACATGGCCGGCTTCAATTCGGTCTACCCGAATTGCAGTGACATCCGCCGCATGGGCAGCGCTGCGCTGGATTTGGCCTATGTTGCCGCCGGTCGTTTCGACGGTTACTGGGAATACGGCGTCAAGACCTGGGATATCGCCGCCGGCACGCTGATGGTGCTGGAAGCCGGCGGTCTGGTGACCGACATGAATGGCGGCACCGATTTTGGCGGCGCCAACGGCATTGTTTGCGCCAACCCGAAACTGTTCAAACCGCTGGTGCAGGCGCTGAAAGGTCAAACGGCCTGA
- a CDS encoding GNAT family N-acetyltransferase: MNFRRANAADIPAIFEIRFLVKENVLSDPSKVTPQLCEDYLDRLGRGWVCEQDGAIVGFSYAASADGSIWALFVRPGFEDRGIGSQLLTLATEWLFQNGHQQVILSTSINTRADRFYLAKGWQRGAMKNAVEVSYSLPRPPT; encoded by the coding sequence ATGAACTTTCGGCGCGCTAACGCAGCGGATATCCCGGCCATTTTCGAGATTCGTTTTCTCGTGAAAGAGAATGTGCTGTCCGATCCGAGCAAGGTCACGCCGCAGTTGTGCGAGGACTATCTCGACCGTCTGGGCCGTGGCTGGGTCTGTGAACAGGATGGCGCTATCGTTGGTTTTTCTTATGCCGCCAGCGCCGATGGCTCAATCTGGGCCTTGTTCGTCCGCCCCGGGTTTGAAGACCGCGGTATCGGTAGTCAGTTGCTGACGCTGGCGACCGAGTGGCTGTTTCAAAACGGTCATCAACAGGTGATCTTGAGTACCAGCATCAACACCCGCGCCGATCGGTTCTATCTGGCCAAAGGCTGGCAGCGTGGCGCGATGAAAAATGCAGTGGAAGTCAGCTACAGTCTGCCGCGACCGCCGACTTGA
- a CDS encoding ABC transporter permease, protein MFSSTVFQVARVEMILRLRRLSTLIMMVLMMIGGFWMVPDPASGYTVISSGSQRVLYDSLAIALGGSSLATILISLAGYYLISNSLSRDVRVRMGAVLAATPASSSALILGKWLGNAAYLGCVVLAMIPGGMLVQLLRGEAAINVFDFLAVYGVIFVPQVLFVSAIALWFESERWLRGRFGDVLYLFIWGGLLSATINAGESKSLSGWAGMLDVTGMGFIVVQLSTQFASSNLSVGFGDFDSSLPPIALHGLDWSLVLVRCLALVPPMLLLALAVFRFHRYNPDKVKADAVTAGVAWWAGINRRLQFLRRLLRPFWTVLPNLPAPLAHVLSDVLLTLTATPIWLLLLLIGNIVALVVPTADVANTLVFSLSAGALATAELGVRDQQTGMWQVLAAAPRLPERFLRWKLAGAVLTLLLFVGVALVRLLIADPVQALTLVVGLLFCAAATVAIGVMSRGSKLFAGGYLFLIYMTLNAHSEPGFDFAGINNVATDGSRLGYGIAAAGLVLLVWLVRRWQQR, encoded by the coding sequence ATGTTCAGCTCAACCGTTTTCCAGGTCGCCCGTGTTGAAATGATCCTGCGGCTACGCCGACTCAGCACCCTCATCATGATGGTGTTGATGATGATCGGCGGCTTCTGGATGGTGCCGGATCCGGCATCGGGTTATACCGTGATCAGCTCCGGCAGCCAGCGTGTGCTGTATGACTCGCTGGCGATTGCGCTCGGTGGCAGCAGTCTGGCAACCATCCTGATTTCCCTGGCTGGCTATTACCTGATCAGCAACAGCCTTAGTCGTGATGTCCGGGTTCGGATGGGCGCGGTGTTGGCGGCAACACCAGCCAGCAGCAGTGCGCTGATACTCGGGAAATGGCTCGGCAATGCCGCGTATCTCGGCTGCGTTGTCCTGGCGATGATACCTGGCGGCATGCTGGTGCAGTTGCTGCGCGGTGAAGCGGCGATTAATGTTTTTGATTTTCTGGCGGTCTATGGCGTCATTTTCGTGCCGCAGGTGCTGTTTGTGTCGGCAATAGCCTTGTGGTTTGAGAGCGAGCGCTGGTTGCGCGGTCGCTTTGGTGATGTGCTTTATTTGTTTATCTGGGGCGGTTTGCTTTCAGCCACTATCAATGCGGGCGAGAGCAAATCGCTTTCCGGTTGGGCCGGCATGCTCGATGTGACTGGCATGGGCTTTATCGTGGTGCAACTGAGCACGCAGTTTGCGAGCAGCAATCTCAGCGTGGGGTTTGGCGACTTTGATAGCAGCTTGCCTCCGATTGCCTTGCACGGCCTCGATTGGTCGCTGGTGCTGGTCCGTTGTCTGGCATTGGTTCCGCCGATGCTGTTGTTGGCACTGGCCGTTTTCCGGTTTCATCGCTACAACCCGGACAAGGTCAAAGCCGATGCGGTAACCGCTGGTGTGGCCTGGTGGGCCGGCATCAATCGCCGGCTGCAGTTTCTGCGGCGTTTGCTGCGGCCGTTCTGGACCGTGTTGCCGAATTTGCCGGCGCCACTGGCGCACGTATTGTCCGATGTTTTGCTGACCTTGACGGCGACGCCGATTTGGCTGCTGCTGTTGCTCATCGGCAATATCGTCGCCTTGGTGGTGCCGACGGCCGATGTCGCCAATACGCTGGTTTTCAGCCTCAGTGCCGGCGCGTTGGCAACGGCCGAGCTGGGCGTGCGGGATCAGCAAACCGGCATGTGGCAGGTGCTGGCCGCCGCGCCGCGATTGCCCGAGCGTTTTCTACGTTGGAAGTTGGCTGGCGCGGTCTTGACCCTGCTGCTGTTTGTCGGTGTGGCGCTGGTTCGTTTGCTGATCGCCGATCCGGTTCAGGCGTTGACGTTGGTGGTGGGATTGCTGTTTTGTGCGGCCGCCACCGTTGCCATTGGTGTGATGTCACGCGGCAGCAAACTGTTTGCGGGTGGTTATCTGTTTTTGATTTACATGACGCTCAATGCCCACAGCGAACCCGGCTTTGATTTTGCCGGCATCAACAATGTGGCAACGGATGGCAGCCGCCTTGGGTATGGTATTGCAGCCGCCGGGCTGGTGCTGTTGGTGTGGCTGGTTCGGCGCTGGCAGCAGCGCTAG
- a CDS encoding ABC transporter ATP-binding protein has product MLALQDVSKTYRNGVKAVDGVSFSMGAGVLGLLGHNGAGKTSLMQMVATLSKPSAGSIRFRGDDIVDKPDLLRARLGYLPQDFGVYDNLSARELLQYVAALKGVKERGRIQSMLELVNLHQVADRPASSYSGGMRQRLGIAQALINDPDVIIVDEPTAGLDPEERLRFRNLLSENGTGKLVILSTHIVSDIASIATQLAVMKEGRLLRFDRPERLIHEVVGKVWQISASSAELEQYRKQYKVTQAVRDGENWTLRLVHPEQPLPSALPATPDLDDVFTWLMQYGG; this is encoded by the coding sequence ATGTTGGCGTTGCAGGACGTTAGTAAAACTTATCGCAATGGCGTCAAGGCCGTTGACGGGGTCAGTTTTTCGATGGGCGCAGGCGTGCTCGGTCTGCTGGGTCACAACGGTGCCGGCAAAACCTCGCTGATGCAGATGGTCGCCACACTGTCGAAGCCTTCCGCTGGCAGCATTCGTTTCCGTGGTGACGATATCGTGGACAAACCGGACCTGCTGCGGGCGCGGCTCGGTTATCTGCCGCAGGATTTCGGCGTTTACGACAATCTGAGCGCGCGCGAGCTGCTGCAATATGTCGCGGCGTTGAAAGGCGTCAAGGAGCGGGGCCGCATTCAGTCCATGCTGGAACTGGTCAATCTGCATCAGGTTGCGGACCGTCCTGCCAGCAGTTATTCCGGTGGTATGCGCCAGCGGCTCGGTATTGCCCAGGCCTTGATCAATGATCCGGATGTGATCATCGTCGATGAACCCACGGCCGGACTGGATCCAGAAGAGCGTTTGCGGTTTCGCAATCTGCTTTCCGAGAACGGTACCGGCAAGCTGGTGATTCTGTCGACCCATATCGTGTCCGACATTGCCTCCATCGCGACCCAGCTGGCTGTGATGAAGGAGGGCCGTTTGCTGCGTTTTGATCGGCCTGAACGGCTGATCCACGAAGTCGTTGGCAAGGTCTGGCAAATTTCCGCGAGCTCTGCCGAGCTGGAGCAGTATCGCAAGCAATACAAAGTCACGCAGGCCGTACGTGATGGTGAAAACTGGACGCTGCGATTGGTGCATCCCGAGCAGCCGCTGCCGTCAGCCTTGCCGGCAACGCCGGATCTGGATGACGTGTTCACCTGGCTGATGCAGTACGGCGGTTAA
- a CDS encoding TonB-dependent receptor plug domain-containing protein, with product MTTPQSFYRRCAPLSLAIATVLATPAITLAADTAGDEERVQVVGSRVAVRSENESAVPVDLISGDDLRKAGATDVGNALELIAPSFNFVEMSVADGSDHVKPAMLRGMGPDQTLVLVNGKRRHQSALIHIYSVGRGTAGTDLNSIPMSAVERIEVLRDGASAQYGSDAIAGVINVVLKKNLGTSVSQTFSQTSEGDGDTSLTSVNTGFGVGEGVLNLTAEYKKADPTNRAEPDPSGNKWRFGEPELEQKTAFFNFEMPMGSAELYAFGGYSKREAESAGYARCDENDPNSGITYCQTIPTPVLDVHPNGFLPLINSDVEDKSIALGLRFDIGNWNADLSVVDGENSFGFFISNSQNFSYGYGPDNDPSTVPTSADAGELMFGQRTLNFDVSGDVSLGSKTLALAFGAEMRREESQITAGDEYSWQYYGDQPWGLPDAKPGIQVFPGWSPAQANHLERDSSAIYGEASMEFTDSFRMEAALRHEDYEDFGTDLSSKLAAYLSFNDHFSMRASIADGFRAPALQQIGYSQLSSQIEAGATLISGIYSIESDVAQQLGIPELKPEDSKSYTLGWVTKFDMGLEATLDIYRIDISDRIAISGLFYPSDATEIDDALPDDVGAAAFFTNAIDTQTLGADLVVNFRHDVGTGRMEYTFASSYNKTTVESIDDLPGVLAGITGANRDLSQVYFDRHEEARIERYSPKNRHTISARHVTDTWTFGAAANYFGSVKTVYLADDPTYDYVDDGAWIFDLNLAYDFGNGFNVRGMINNVADKYPKKQHGDWNGVTLPYSLETAQWGYNGRTYSLVGSYTF from the coding sequence GCCGGCGATGAAGAGCGGGTCCAGGTGGTCGGTTCGCGCGTTGCTGTACGCTCCGAAAATGAATCCGCCGTGCCGGTCGACCTGATCTCCGGTGACGACCTGCGCAAGGCCGGTGCCACCGATGTCGGCAACGCACTGGAGCTGATTGCGCCGTCGTTTAACTTTGTTGAAATGTCGGTTGCCGATGGTTCCGACCACGTTAAGCCGGCGATGTTGCGCGGCATGGGCCCGGACCAGACTCTGGTGCTGGTCAACGGCAAGCGTCGGCATCAGAGCGCGCTGATCCACATTTATTCGGTTGGTCGCGGCACGGCCGGCACCGACCTGAATTCAATTCCGATGAGCGCGGTTGAACGCATCGAAGTGCTGCGTGACGGCGCCTCTGCACAATATGGTTCCGATGCCATCGCTGGCGTGATCAACGTGGTGTTGAAGAAAAACCTGGGCACTTCCGTCAGCCAGACATTCAGTCAGACCTCGGAAGGCGATGGTGATACCAGCCTGACCTCCGTCAACACCGGTTTTGGCGTCGGCGAAGGCGTGCTGAATCTGACCGCAGAATACAAGAAAGCGGATCCGACCAATCGTGCCGAGCCGGACCCGTCGGGCAACAAATGGCGTTTTGGTGAGCCGGAACTGGAGCAAAAAACGGCATTCTTCAATTTCGAAATGCCAATGGGTAGCGCAGAGTTGTATGCCTTCGGTGGTTACTCCAAGCGTGAAGCCGAATCCGCCGGCTATGCCCGTTGCGATGAAAATGATCCGAACTCTGGCATCACTTATTGCCAAACGATCCCGACGCCGGTTTTGGACGTACACCCGAACGGCTTTCTGCCGCTGATCAATTCTGATGTCGAAGACAAGTCCATCGCACTTGGCTTGCGCTTCGATATTGGTAATTGGAATGCCGACTTGTCGGTGGTTGATGGCGAAAACAGCTTTGGCTTTTTCATCAGCAATTCGCAGAACTTCTCCTATGGCTACGGCCCGGACAACGACCCGTCGACGGTGCCGACCAGTGCCGATGCCGGCGAATTGATGTTTGGCCAGCGGACCCTGAACTTTGATGTCAGCGGCGATGTTTCACTCGGCAGCAAAACACTGGCGCTGGCCTTTGGGGCAGAAATGCGCCGTGAAGAATCGCAGATTACCGCTGGCGATGAGTACTCTTGGCAATACTACGGCGATCAGCCATGGGGATTGCCGGATGCCAAGCCTGGCATCCAAGTGTTTCCGGGGTGGTCACCGGCACAAGCCAACCATCTGGAACGCGATAGCAGCGCGATCTACGGCGAGGCGTCGATGGAGTTCACCGACAGCTTCCGCATGGAAGCGGCGCTGCGTCACGAGGACTACGAAGATTTCGGCACGGATCTGAGCAGCAAACTGGCGGCTTACCTGAGCTTCAACGATCATTTCAGCATGCGGGCTTCTATCGCCGATGGCTTCCGGGCACCAGCCCTGCAGCAGATTGGTTATAGCCAGCTGTCGTCGCAAATTGAAGCCGGCGCGACGCTGATCTCGGGCATCTACTCGATTGAGAGCGACGTTGCACAGCAGCTGGGCATTCCTGAGCTGAAGCCGGAAGATTCGAAGAGCTACACCTTGGGCTGGGTTACCAAGTTCGATATGGGCTTGGAAGCGACACTGGATATCTATCGGATTGATATCAGTGATCGGATTGCCATCTCCGGCTTGTTCTATCCAAGCGATGCGACAGAAATCGATGATGCCCTGCCGGATGATGTCGGTGCGGCCGCTTTCTTTACCAACGCCATCGATACGCAAACGCTCGGAGCGGATCTGGTGGTGAACTTCCGCCATGACGTTGGCACGGGTCGGATGGAATACACCTTTGCTTCCAGCTACAACAAGACCACGGTTGAAAGCATTGACGACTTGCCGGGCGTGCTGGCGGGCATCACCGGCGCCAATCGCGATTTGAGCCAGGTGTATTTTGACCGTCATGAAGAAGCTCGTATCGAGCGCTACTCGCCGAAAAATCGCCACACCATTTCGGCGCGTCACGTGACCGATACCTGGACCTTTGGTGCCGCGGCGAACTATTTCGGTTCCGTGAAGACGGTCTATCTTGCTGATGACCCGACTTACGACTACGTCGATGATGGCGCCTGGATTTTTGACTTGAATCTGGCGTATGACTTCGGCAATGGCTTCAACGTGCGTGGCATGATCAACAACGTTGCTGACAAGTATCCGAAGAAACAGCATGGCGATTGGAATGGCGTCACCTTGCCGTACTCGTTGGAAACCGCGCAGTGGGGTTACAACGGCCGGACCTATTCATTGGTCGGCTCGTACACCTTCTGA